In Maridesulfovibrio sp., a single genomic region encodes these proteins:
- a CDS encoding amino acid ABC transporter permease: MNYQFDWNLVLSGKYGQWIIDGMVTTLQISGVSIVLTLLLGTAIAVMRMSKFKPFEWFSFAFVEFFRNTPLLIQIFFWYFGSYAILPEAVNEWLYDHDFEFAAGVISLTVYTAAFVAEEIRAGIYSIPKNQLEASRATGLSFLQSYRYVILPQAFRIIIPPLISQSLNLIKNSSLVMTIGVMDLTYMARQIESYTFHGFESFTVATVIYLCISLIVSLMINMYNKHFLLQIKY, from the coding sequence TTGAATTATCAGTTTGATTGGAACCTGGTTCTAAGCGGTAAATACGGCCAGTGGATTATTGACGGGATGGTTACCACCCTGCAGATCTCAGGGGTGTCCATAGTACTGACCCTGTTGCTGGGAACGGCTATTGCGGTAATGCGCATGTCCAAGTTCAAGCCGTTTGAGTGGTTCAGCTTCGCTTTTGTAGAGTTTTTCCGCAATACGCCTTTGCTCATTCAGATTTTTTTCTGGTATTTCGGCTCCTACGCAATACTTCCCGAAGCGGTCAACGAATGGCTTTATGACCATGATTTCGAGTTTGCCGCCGGTGTTATTTCGCTGACTGTATACACTGCCGCTTTCGTGGCCGAGGAAATCAGGGCCGGAATCTATTCCATTCCCAAGAATCAGCTTGAGGCTTCCCGTGCGACAGGGCTTTCGTTTCTGCAGTCCTACCGGTACGTTATTCTGCCGCAGGCATTCAGGATCATCATTCCGCCGCTTATTTCACAGTCGCTTAACCTGATCAAGAACTCTTCGCTGGTCATGACCATCGGTGTCATGGACCTGACTTACATGGCCCGCCAGATCGAATCCTATACTTTCCACGGGTTTGAGTCCTTCACAGTGGCGACGGTGATTTATCTGTGTATTTCCCTGATCGTGTCACTCATGATCAATATGTATAACAAGCATTTCCTTCTGCAAATTAAATACTAG
- a CDS encoding amino acid ABC transporter ATP-binding protein has protein sequence MAMIEIKNLHKWYGEFHVLKGINDHVDKGEVLVICGPSGSGKSTFIRCINRLEDYQKGTITFDGKDILDKSVNINDLRAEIGIVFQQFNLYPHLTVLDNVTLAPLKVRNVPRGEAEETALYLLERVGIHDQAHKYPAELSGGQQQRVAIARALAMKPKAMLFDEPTSALDPEMINEVLNVMKDLAREGMTMLCVTHEMGFAREVADRVIFMDGGEVIEQAPPEQFFKNPGHERTKLFLKEIL, from the coding sequence ATGGCCATGATCGAAATTAAGAATCTCCACAAGTGGTACGGGGAGTTCCATGTTCTCAAAGGCATAAACGACCATGTCGACAAGGGCGAGGTACTTGTTATCTGCGGGCCGAGCGGGTCGGGAAAGAGTACTTTCATCCGCTGTATCAACAGGCTTGAAGACTATCAGAAAGGGACAATCACCTTTGACGGAAAGGACATTCTTGACAAGAGTGTAAACATCAATGATCTGCGGGCCGAAATAGGAATAGTTTTTCAGCAGTTCAACCTTTATCCCCACCTTACCGTTCTTGATAACGTCACCCTGGCACCGCTCAAGGTGCGCAATGTGCCCAGGGGAGAGGCGGAAGAAACGGCCCTTTATCTTCTCGAAAGAGTGGGTATCCACGACCAGGCCCACAAGTATCCGGCCGAACTTTCCGGCGGGCAGCAGCAGCGTGTGGCCATCGCGCGGGCACTGGCCATGAAGCCTAAGGCCATGCTTTTTGATGAACCCACGTCCGCTCTCGATCCGGAAATGATCAACGAAGTTCTGAATGTTATGAAGGATCTTGCCCGCGAGGGCATGACCATGCTTTGTGTCACCCACGAAATGGGCTTTGCCCGCGAAGTGGCTGATCGGGTTATTTTCATGGATGGCGGGGAGGTCATTGAACAGGCTCCTCCGGAGCAGTTCTTCAAGAACCCCGGTCATGAAAGAACCAAGTTATTCTTGAAGGAAATCCTGTAG
- a CDS encoding amino acid ABC transporter permease produces MQWDVVWNNFDYFLWGAYPNGPLGGLAVSIILALLGIFGAFWIGLAAGLMRLSRNKLVKAVSVFYIEVIRGIPLLMLIFWFYFLAPVLFGQPLPEFSCALVAFIVFTGAYIGEIVKAGVQALPRGQMEAARGTGLSHFQAMRFVILPQALRNMIPSFVNQFVSLTKDTSLAYIIGVNELTRTATQVNNRTLTAPTEIFLTIAILYFIVCYVLTYISRRMEAHLARYQARNR; encoded by the coding sequence GTGCAATGGGATGTAGTCTGGAACAACTTTGATTATTTTCTCTGGGGAGCATATCCCAACGGCCCGCTGGGCGGCCTGGCTGTCAGCATAATCCTGGCGCTGCTTGGAATTTTCGGCGCATTCTGGATAGGGCTTGCCGCAGGGTTGATGCGTCTTTCCCGCAACAAGCTCGTCAAGGCCGTGTCCGTTTTCTATATTGAGGTCATTCGCGGCATTCCGTTGCTGATGCTTATTTTCTGGTTCTATTTTCTCGCCCCGGTCCTTTTCGGTCAGCCGCTGCCGGAATTCAGCTGTGCACTGGTGGCGTTCATCGTTTTCACCGGCGCTTATATCGGTGAAATTGTCAAAGCCGGGGTTCAGGCCCTGCCCAGAGGGCAGATGGAAGCCGCCCGGGGTACCGGTCTTTCCCATTTTCAGGCCATGCGTTTTGTCATCCTGCCTCAGGCGCTCAGAAACATGATTCCATCTTTCGTGAACCAGTTTGTATCCCTTACCAAGGACACATCCCTGGCTTACATCATAGGCGTTAACGAATTGACCCGCACTGCAACGCAGGTCAACAACAGAACCCTTACCGCTCCGACAGAGATATTTTTAACAATCGCAATCCTTTACTTCATAGTCTGCTATGTGCTGACTTATATCAGCCGCAGGATGGAGGCTCATCTTGCCCGCTATCAGGCCAGGAACCGTTAG
- a CDS encoding ABC transporter substrate-binding protein: MRRLSIVVAMVLSLALCASAAMADKLQEVKDRGVLICGVKDAVVPFGYIDETTKKLVGMDIDICNYIANELGVKAEFKPVTSATRIPMVVQGSIDLSAATMTHKIARDDTIDFSITYFMDGQKLLVKKGSGIKSAADLKGKKVGTAKGSTSEQNILAAQPDCKVLSFEGYPQAFLALKQGKVKAVTTDSTILLGLKNSDPNPDNWEIVGEFISPEPYGIGLPENESNFRDAVNVALIKMWKSGEYKKIYDKWFGPDTKYYLPLTWDMEVWP; encoded by the coding sequence ATGAGAAGATTATCCATTGTTGTTGCCATGGTTCTGTCTCTGGCTCTTTGCGCTTCCGCCGCAATGGCCGACAAACTGCAGGAAGTGAAAGACCGCGGCGTCCTGATCTGCGGTGTTAAGGATGCTGTAGTTCCCTTCGGCTACATTGACGAAACTACCAAGAAACTTGTTGGGATGGATATCGACATCTGCAACTACATCGCAAATGAACTCGGCGTTAAGGCCGAATTCAAACCCGTAACTTCCGCAACCCGTATCCCCATGGTTGTCCAGGGTTCCATCGATCTGTCCGCAGCTACCATGACCCACAAGATCGCCCGTGATGACACCATCGACTTTTCCATCACCTACTTCATGGACGGCCAGAAGCTCCTGGTCAAGAAAGGTTCCGGCATCAAATCCGCCGCAGACCTGAAAGGAAAGAAAGTCGGTACCGCCAAAGGTTCCACTTCCGAACAGAACATCCTTGCTGCACAGCCTGACTGCAAGGTCCTTTCCTTTGAAGGATACCCCCAGGCTTTCCTCGCTCTGAAGCAGGGCAAGGTAAAGGCTGTCACCACCGACTCCACCATTCTCCTCGGTCTCAAGAATTCCGATCCCAATCCTGATAACTGGGAAATCGTAGGTGAGTTCATTTCTCCCGAACCTTACGGCATCGGCCTGCCTGAAAACGAATCCAACTTCCGCGATGCCGTGAACGTTGCTCTCATCAAAATGTGGAAGAGCGGCGAATACAAGAAAATATACGACAAGTGGTTCGGTCCCGACACCAAGTATTACCTGCCCCTTACCTGGGACATGGAAGTCTGGCCCTAA